In Eriocheir sinensis breed Jianghai 21 chromosome 64, ASM2467909v1, whole genome shotgun sequence, one DNA window encodes the following:
- the LOC126987397 gene encoding zinc finger protein 418-like isoform X1 has protein sequence MRASLLTKAKSVRKDMKGRMTSTNTPTHSGVRPHESRECGKRFSNRSNPKHHTLTHTGARNHECEVCGKCFSQRGHLNTHTLTHISARNHECEVCGKCFSQKGTLKKHTLTHSGERNHECEVCGKCFSQKGTLKKHTLTHSGERNHECEVCGKCFSQKGTLKLHTLTHTGERNHECEVCGKCFSRKGTLKLHTLTHTGERNYRCEVCGKCFSHKGTLKLHTLTHTGERNYRCEVCGKCFSRKGILKKHTLTHTGERKHECEVCGKCFSQKGDLKLHTLTHTGERNHECEVCGKCFSRKDNLKLHTLTHTDARNHQCEVCGKCFIKKSNLKLHTLTHTGERNHECEVCGKCFSRKGTLKLHTLTHTGERKHECEVCGKCFSQKGNLKLHLVTHTDARSHECEVCGKRFKLKSILDMHLFRHSGHKGFKCDVCGKRFMTKGEIVRHMKVHFS, from the coding sequence atgagagcaagtttactgaccaaagccaagagtgtgagaaaagacatgaagggaaggatgacctcaacaaatacacccacacactctggtgtaagacctcatgaaagtcgggagtgtggcaaaaggtttagtaataggagtaaccccaaacatcacacccttacacacactggtgcaagaaaccatgagtgtgaagtttgtgggaaatgtttcagtcagaggggtcacctcaacacacacacccttacacacatcagtgcaagaaatcatgagtgtgaagtttgtgggaaatgtttcagtcagaagggtaccctcaagaaacacacccttacacacagtggtgaaagaaatcatgagtgtgaagtttgtgggaaatgtttcagtcagaagggtaccctcaagaaacacacccttacacacagtggtgaaagaaatcatgagtgtgaagtttgtgggaaatgtttcagtcagaagggtaccctcaaattacacactcttacacacactggtgaaagaaatcatgagtgtgaagtttgtggaaaatgtttcagtcggaagggtaccctcaaattacacactcttacacacactggtgaaagaaattataggtgtgaagtttgtggaaaatgtttcagtcacaagggtaccctcaaattacacactcttacacacactggtgaaagaaattataggtgtgaagtttgtggaaaatgtttcagtcggaagggtatcctcaagaaacacacccttacacacactggtgaaagaaagcatgagtgtgaagtttgtggtaaatgtttcagtcagaagggtgacctcaaattacacactcttacacacactggtgaaagaaatcatgagtgtgaagtttgtgggaaatgtttcagtcggaaggataacctcaaattacacactcttacacacactgatgcaagaaatcatcagtgtgaagtttgtgggaaatgtttcattaagaagagtaacctcaaattacacactcttacacacactggtgaaagaaatcatgagtgtgaagtttgtgggaaatgtttcagtcggaagggtaccctcaaattacacactcttacacacactggtgaaagaaagcatgagtgtgaagtttgtggaaaatgtttcagtcagaagggtaacctcaaattacaccttgttacacacactgatgcaagaagtcatgagtgtgaagtttgtgggaaaaggttcaaactgaagagtatattggacatgcacctcttcagacactctggtcataaagggttcaagtgcgatgtttgtgggaaacgtttcatgactaagggtgagattgtcaggcacatgaaggtccacttctcctga
- the LOC126987397 gene encoding uncharacterized protein LOC126987397 isoform X2 produces the protein MKVGSVAKGLVIGVTPNITPLHTLVQETMSVKFVGNVSVRGVTSTHTPLHTSVQEIMSVKFVGNVSVRRVPSRNTPLHTVVKEIMSVKFVGNVSVRRVPSRNTPLHTVVKEIMSVKFVGNVSVRRVPSNYTLLHTLVKEIMSVKFVENVSVGRVPSNYTLLHTLVKEIIGVKFVENVSVTRVPSNYTLLHTLVKEIIGVKFVENVSVGRVSSRNTPLHTLVKESMSVKFVVNVSVRRVTSNYTLLHTLVKEIMSVKFVGNVSVGRITSNYTLLHTLMQEIISVKFVGNVSLRRVTSNYTLLHTLVKEIMSVKFVGNVSVGRVPSNYTLLHTLVKESMSVKFVENVSVRRVTSNYTLLHTLMQEVMSVKFVGKGSN, from the coding sequence atgaaagtcgggagtgtggcaaaaggtttagtaataggagtaaccccaaacatcacacccttacacacactggtgcaagaaaccatgagtgtgaagtttgtgggaaatgtttcagtcagaggggtcacctcaacacacacacccttacacacatcagtgcaagaaatcatgagtgtgaagtttgtgggaaatgtttcagtcagaagggtaccctcaagaaacacacccttacacacagtggtgaaagaaatcatgagtgtgaagtttgtgggaaatgtttcagtcagaagggtaccctcaagaaacacacccttacacacagtggtgaaagaaatcatgagtgtgaagtttgtgggaaatgtttcagtcagaagggtaccctcaaattacacactcttacacacactggtgaaagaaatcatgagtgtgaagtttgtggaaaatgtttcagtcggaagggtaccctcaaattacacactcttacacacactggtgaaagaaattataggtgtgaagtttgtggaaaatgtttcagtcacaagggtaccctcaaattacacactcttacacacactggtgaaagaaattataggtgtgaagtttgtggaaaatgtttcagtcggaagggtatcctcaagaaacacacccttacacacactggtgaaagaaagcatgagtgtgaagtttgtggtaaatgtttcagtcagaagggtgacctcaaattacacactcttacacacactggtgaaagaaatcatgagtgtgaagtttgtgggaaatgtttcagtcggaaggataacctcaaattacacactcttacacacactgatgcaagaaatcatcagtgtgaagtttgtgggaaatgtttcattaagaagagtaacctcaaattacacactcttacacacactggtgaaagaaatcatgagtgtgaagtttgtgggaaatgtttcagtcggaagggtaccctcaaattacacactcttacacacactggtgaaagaaagcatgagtgtgaagtttgtggaaaatgtttcagtcagaagggtaacctcaaattacaccttgttacacacactgatgcaagaagtcatgagtgtgaagtttgtgggaaaaggttcaaactga